A window from Leifsonia shinshuensis encodes these proteins:
- a CDS encoding gamma-glutamyl-gamma-aminobutyrate hydrolase family protein, whose translation MSDAPALAVVEATRDRSHDPAYHDYVQLLVGNVIAEAEAQGWAVTRLAADHGADALLADTARADAVVIVGGEDIHPDFYGGPTGYPNESRHLPAADAAQIALVHAALVRRTPLLGICRGLQIVNVALGGTLVQDLGEECGHVNRGVPIPQVLTTHTAHAEPGTRIAGLLGEQPIEVRSAHHQAVDLLGAGLVVSARSHDGHVEAVEHRDAPVLAVQWHPEDVAAPCGQLRSLLGGLSQRVPVAA comes from the coding sequence ATGTCCGACGCACCCGCCCTCGCCGTCGTCGAGGCGACGCGCGACCGCTCACACGACCCCGCGTACCACGACTACGTCCAGCTGCTGGTCGGCAACGTCATCGCCGAGGCGGAGGCGCAGGGCTGGGCGGTCACCCGGCTGGCGGCCGACCATGGCGCCGACGCGCTGCTCGCCGACACCGCCCGTGCGGACGCCGTCGTCATCGTCGGCGGGGAGGACATCCACCCCGACTTCTACGGCGGACCCACCGGCTACCCGAACGAGTCGCGGCACCTGCCCGCGGCGGACGCCGCCCAGATCGCGCTGGTGCACGCCGCCCTCGTGCGGCGCACGCCGCTGCTCGGGATCTGCCGCGGCCTGCAGATCGTGAACGTCGCGCTGGGCGGGACGCTCGTGCAGGACCTCGGCGAGGAGTGCGGTCACGTGAACCGCGGCGTGCCCATCCCGCAGGTGCTCACGACCCACACCGCCCACGCCGAGCCCGGCACCCGCATCGCCGGGCTGCTCGGCGAGCAGCCGATCGAGGTGCGCAGCGCCCACCACCAGGCGGTCGACCTGCTCGGCGCGGGACTCGTCGTGTCGGCACGGTCGCACGACGGCCACGTGGAGGCGGTGGAGCACCGGGATGCGCCGGTGCTGGCCGTGCAGTGGCACCCGGAGGAC
- a CDS encoding TPM domain-containing protein — MRVRRLLTRSLLVLGLVAAPLAGAASPALAAEPVDLGPSHVVDQSNVLSGSEEQRVADAAQKLYDDHRIDLYVVYVPEFTDPTEAADWANETAAKNGLGQRDYLLAVATDGRTYYLSGDDAGPVSADQLDRIEQEDIEPKLHANDWAGAGVAAATGLGDAVGGGGSGGGGGGGAIFFWVFLIGIVIVGVVIFVLVRSRGSRKKQAAAGPTTPQSELQSIPLDELERRAGSALVQTDDAIRTSEDELGFATAQYGADAVVPFQAALDGAKAQLREAFTLKQRLDDAEPDTDEQRREWNIHIVQLCTAANQALDAQADAFDELRALEKRIPQATSEIQTQAAALRQRLATTRATLDGLAQRYTEASLATVHDNVEQAEQRLDFTDTALAGAAQKATAGDAGAAAVGVRAAEESADQAGLLLDAVDRLGADLAAAQQSLDGTLSELTSDLAEARALAASSDPGGTIAAAVAGTEATVDDVKAKLAAGRVNPLELAQRLDGANRSIDAVLQGVRDARAQAQRAQSALQQTLLTAKARVSACEDFITARRGAVGPDARTRLAEAGRLVVQAEQTAATDAVSALALAQRAAQLADEATQLAQQDVGGFPTGGGMPGGLGDVFGGGTSRGGGGGAMGAILGGILIDSVLRGGMGGGGGGWGGGGGFGGGGGGFSAGSFGGGGTRSRRGGGRF, encoded by the coding sequence ATGCGCGTGCGACGTCTGCTGACCCGGTCCCTCCTTGTGCTGGGTCTCGTCGCCGCTCCGCTCGCGGGCGCGGCCTCCCCCGCGCTGGCGGCCGAACCGGTGGACCTCGGGCCGAGCCACGTCGTCGATCAGTCGAACGTGCTCAGCGGATCCGAGGAGCAGCGCGTCGCGGACGCCGCGCAGAAGCTGTACGACGACCACCGCATCGACCTCTACGTCGTCTACGTGCCCGAGTTCACCGATCCGACCGAGGCCGCCGATTGGGCGAACGAGACCGCGGCGAAGAACGGACTCGGCCAGCGGGACTACCTGCTCGCGGTGGCGACCGACGGCCGCACCTACTACCTGTCGGGCGACGACGCCGGCCCGGTGAGCGCGGACCAGCTCGACCGCATCGAGCAGGAGGACATCGAGCCGAAGCTGCACGCGAACGACTGGGCGGGCGCGGGTGTCGCCGCGGCCACCGGGCTGGGCGACGCCGTCGGAGGAGGCGGAAGCGGCGGTGGTGGCGGCGGCGGCGCCATCTTCTTCTGGGTGTTCCTGATCGGCATCGTCATCGTCGGCGTCGTGATCTTCGTGCTGGTGCGCTCGCGCGGTTCGCGCAAGAAGCAGGCCGCCGCAGGTCCGACCACGCCGCAGAGCGAGCTGCAGAGCATCCCGCTGGACGAGCTCGAACGCCGAGCCGGGTCCGCGCTGGTGCAGACGGACGACGCGATCCGCACGAGCGAGGACGAGCTCGGCTTCGCCACCGCGCAGTACGGGGCGGATGCGGTGGTGCCGTTCCAGGCCGCGCTCGACGGCGCGAAGGCGCAGCTGCGCGAAGCCTTCACCCTCAAGCAGCGGCTGGACGACGCGGAACCCGACACGGACGAGCAGCGGCGCGAGTGGAACATCCACATCGTGCAGCTGTGCACCGCCGCCAACCAGGCGCTCGACGCGCAGGCCGACGCGTTCGACGAGCTGCGGGCGCTCGAGAAGCGCATCCCGCAGGCGACCTCCGAGATCCAGACGCAGGCGGCCGCTCTGCGGCAGCGCCTCGCGACCACCCGGGCGACGCTCGACGGTCTCGCCCAGCGCTACACCGAGGCGTCGCTCGCGACGGTGCACGACAACGTCGAGCAGGCGGAGCAGCGCCTCGACTTCACCGACACGGCGCTCGCCGGCGCTGCGCAGAAGGCGACGGCCGGCGACGCAGGAGCCGCGGCGGTCGGCGTGAGAGCGGCCGAGGAGTCGGCGGACCAGGCCGGCCTGCTGCTCGACGCGGTCGACCGGCTCGGCGCGGACCTCGCGGCGGCGCAGCAGTCCCTCGACGGCACGCTCTCCGAGCTGACCAGCGACCTGGCCGAGGCACGCGCGCTGGCGGCGTCGAGCGACCCGGGCGGGACGATCGCCGCGGCGGTCGCCGGCACCGAGGCGACCGTGGACGACGTGAAGGCCAAGCTTGCGGCCGGGCGGGTGAACCCGCTCGAGCTCGCCCAGCGCCTCGACGGCGCCAACCGCTCCATCGACGCGGTACTCCAGGGCGTGCGAGATGCGCGTGCCCAGGCGCAGCGCGCCCAGTCGGCACTGCAGCAGACCCTGCTCACCGCCAAGGCCCGCGTCTCCGCGTGCGAGGACTTCATCACGGCACGCCGCGGCGCGGTGGGCCCCGATGCGCGCACCCGCCTCGCGGAAGCCGGGCGCCTGGTCGTGCAGGCCGAGCAGACGGCGGCCACCGATGCCGTGTCCGCCCTGGCGCTCGCGCAACGCGCCGCGCAGCTCGCGGACGAGGCGACTCAGCTCGCGCAGCAGGACGTCGGCGGGTTCCCGACCGGCGGCGGCATGCCCGGCGGCCTCGGCGACGTCTTCGGCGGCGGCACTTCGCGGGGCGGAGGCGGCGGCGCCATGGGCGCGATCCTCGGCGGCATCCTCATCGACTCGGTGCTGCGCGGCGGGATGGGCGGCGGAGGCGGCGGCTGGGGCGGCGGAGGCGGCTTCGGCGGCGGAGGCGGCGGCTTCAGCGCCGGCAGCTTCGGCGGCGGCGGCACGCGCAGCCGGCGCGGCGGCGGACGGTTCTGA
- a CDS encoding PspA/IM30 family protein, translated as MAKQSIFGRISQLMRANINALLDQAEDPEKMLDQMVRDFTNSIADAESAIAETIGNLRLLEDDHREDVEAASEWGDKALAASRQADQYRASGDAANADKFDNLAKVALQRQISAENEAKAAEPQIAAQTEVVEKLKTGLNGMKEKLEQLKSKRAELIARAKSAQAQAQVIDAVKSVDIMDPTSEVSRFEEKIRREEAKVRGAQELAASSLDSQFEQLDDLGEMTEVEARLAALKSGGAQAAVTSGPQG; from the coding sequence ATGGCGAAACAGTCCATCTTCGGGCGGATCTCGCAGTTGATGCGGGCGAACATCAACGCCCTCCTCGACCAGGCGGAGGACCCGGAGAAGATGCTGGACCAGATGGTCCGCGACTTCACGAACAGCATCGCCGACGCCGAGAGCGCCATCGCCGAGACCATCGGCAACCTGCGGCTGCTCGAGGACGACCACCGCGAAGACGTGGAGGCGGCGAGCGAGTGGGGCGACAAGGCGCTGGCCGCCAGCCGTCAGGCCGACCAGTACCGGGCATCCGGGGATGCCGCCAACGCCGACAAGTTCGACAACCTGGCCAAGGTCGCGCTGCAGCGGCAGATCTCCGCCGAGAACGAGGCGAAGGCGGCGGAGCCGCAGATCGCCGCCCAGACCGAGGTGGTCGAGAAGCTCAAGACCGGCCTGAACGGTATGAAGGAGAAGCTCGAGCAGCTGAAGAGCAAGCGCGCCGAGCTGATCGCGCGGGCCAAGAGCGCCCAGGCGCAGGCCCAGGTGATCGATGCGGTCAAGAGCGTCGACATCATGGACCCGACCAGCGAGGTCTCCCGCTTCGAGGAGAAGATCCGCCGCGAGGAGGCCAAGGTCCGCGGGGCCCAGGAGCTCGCGGCGTCCAGCCTCGACTCGCAGTTCGAGCAGCTCGACGACCTCGGCGAGATGACCGAGGTGGAGGCACGGCTCGCCGCCCTCAAGTCCGGTGGCGCGCAGGCGGCCGTGACGTCGGGTCCCCAGGGGTGA